One stretch of Chlamydia abortus DNA includes these proteins:
- the recA gene encoding recombinase RecA: protein MNVPDRKKALEAAIAYIEKQFGSGSIMSLGKHSASHEISTIKTGALSLDLALGIGGVPKGRIVEIFGPESSGKTTLATHIVANAQKMGGVAAYIDAEHALDPSYASLIGANIHDLMISQPDCGEDALSIAELLARSGAVDVIVIDSVAALVPKSELEGDIGDVHVGLQARMMSQALRKLTATLARSQTCAIFINQIREKIGVSFGNPETTTGGRALKFYSSIRIDIRRIGAIKGNESFDLGNRIKVKVAKNKLAPPFKTAEFDILFNEGISSAGCILDLAVEHNIVEKKGSWFNYQDRKLGQGREAVREELKKNKKLLEELEKRILEVTASPKTIVEEKKEELAMQPVA, encoded by the coding sequence ATGAATGTACCTGATCGTAAAAAAGCACTAGAAGCAGCAATTGCCTATATTGAAAAACAATTTGGCTCTGGATCTATCATGAGTCTAGGGAAACACTCCGCATCTCATGAGATCTCTACTATAAAAACAGGGGCCTTATCTTTAGATTTAGCATTAGGCATCGGAGGTGTTCCAAAAGGCAGAATCGTTGAGATCTTTGGCCCTGAATCTTCAGGGAAAACGACGCTCGCCACTCACATCGTGGCCAATGCGCAAAAAATGGGGGGTGTGGCTGCTTATATCGATGCAGAACACGCTTTAGATCCCAGTTACGCTTCCCTGATAGGAGCGAATATCCATGATCTTATGATCTCCCAACCCGATTGTGGTGAGGATGCCTTAAGCATAGCGGAATTACTCGCAAGATCAGGAGCTGTTGATGTTATCGTCATAGACTCTGTAGCCGCTTTGGTTCCTAAAAGTGAACTCGAAGGCGATATTGGTGATGTACATGTAGGCTTACAAGCCCGTATGATGTCTCAAGCATTACGTAAGCTGACAGCAACATTAGCACGTAGTCAAACCTGTGCGATATTCATTAACCAAATCCGAGAGAAAATAGGTGTAAGTTTTGGTAATCCCGAAACAACAACAGGCGGACGCGCTTTAAAATTCTACTCATCAATACGTATAGATATTCGTCGTATAGGAGCAATCAAAGGTAATGAAAGCTTCGATCTTGGGAACCGGATAAAAGTCAAAGTGGCTAAAAATAAACTCGCCCCTCCATTCAAAACAGCAGAATTTGATATTCTCTTTAACGAAGGTATTTCTTCCGCAGGATGCATTTTAGATCTGGCTGTAGAACATAATATCGTAGAGAAAAAGGGATCTTGGTTTAACTATCAAGATCGTAAATTAGGACAAGGAAGAGAAGCTGTTCGTGAAGAACTCAAGAAAAATAAGAAATTACTCGAAGAATTAGAAAAACGTATTCTTGAAGTGACTGCTTCACCAAAAACTATTGTTGAAGAGAAGAAAGAAGAGCTTGCTATGCAACCTGTAGCTTAA
- a CDS encoding CADD family putative folate metabolism protein translates to MKPCLDLLDKNINQKHMLNHTFYMKWSKGELTKEQLKAYAKDYYLHIKAFPRYLSAIHSRCDNVEARKVLLDNLMDEEIGNPNHIDLWKNFAYALGVTKEELENHVPSAAAQKKVAIFLRWCSGDSLSAGISALYTYESQIPAVAETKISGLKQYFGFTNPEDYEYFSVHQDVDVRHARQEKELIETLLNNDCNKILQASREVCDALYDFLDSFLDEKDSCSTTSMTSDSQHSSCRCNCGH, encoded by the coding sequence ATGAAACCTTGTTTGGATTTATTAGATAAAAATATCAATCAGAAACATATGTTAAACCATACTTTCTATATGAAGTGGTCAAAGGGAGAGTTAACCAAAGAGCAGCTAAAAGCCTATGCTAAGGATTACTATCTCCACATTAAAGCTTTCCCTCGTTATCTTTCGGCAATCCACAGCCGTTGTGATAATGTAGAAGCGCGTAAGGTACTTCTTGATAACCTTATGGACGAGGAAATAGGGAACCCCAATCATATAGATCTATGGAAAAATTTTGCTTATGCTTTAGGTGTGACTAAAGAAGAGTTAGAAAATCACGTCCCTAGTGCAGCAGCTCAAAAGAAAGTCGCTATATTTCTACGCTGGTGTTCTGGAGATTCATTATCTGCGGGTATTTCCGCTTTATATACTTATGAAAGCCAAATCCCTGCAGTTGCAGAGACAAAAATTTCTGGATTAAAGCAATATTTTGGTTTTACCAATCCTGAAGATTACGAGTACTTCTCAGTACATCAAGATGTTGATGTAAGACATGCTCGTCAGGAAAAAGAGTTAATAGAAACGCTACTGAATAACGATTGCAATAAGATTTTACAAGCTTCTCGAGAAGTTTGTGATGCTTTGTATGACTTTTTAGATTCTTTCTTAGATGAGAAAGATTCTTGCTCAACCACTTCTATGACTTCGGATTCCCAACATTCTTCATGTCGTTGTAATTGCGGTCATTAA
- a CDS encoding putative folate metabolism gamma-glutamate ligase gives MKISPIGTRRVHVHDDIYEILEESLPQLAENSIIALSSKVLSLCEGAVVDVKTTTKEALIKKESEAYIYSERHDLYLTKKQGILIPSAGIDESNAQDCYVLYPRDLLASTNALGKWLKDRYHLENLGVIIVDSHTTPMRRGVLGLGLCWYGFSPLYSYVGKPDCFGRPLRMTQMNLLDALAVSAVLCMGEGNEHTPIALIEDAPKITFHSLPTLQSDLSILDIDEGEDLYGPLLRSVAWESL, from the coding sequence ATGAAAATTTCGCCGATTGGCACTCGTAGAGTCCATGTTCATGATGATATTTACGAAATTTTAGAAGAGTCTCTTCCGCAGTTGGCGGAGAATTCGATTATTGCTTTATCTTCCAAGGTTTTGAGTCTTTGTGAAGGTGCTGTTGTCGATGTAAAAACAACAACCAAAGAAGCATTAATTAAAAAAGAATCAGAGGCTTATATTTATTCCGAGCGTCATGATTTGTATCTCACTAAGAAGCAAGGAATTTTGATTCCTTCAGCGGGGATTGATGAGTCCAATGCTCAGGATTGCTATGTTTTATATCCGCGAGATTTATTAGCTTCAACAAATGCTTTAGGTAAATGGTTGAAGGATAGATACCACTTAGAAAATTTAGGAGTGATCATAGTAGATAGTCATACGACACCCATGCGTCGAGGTGTTTTAGGATTAGGATTATGTTGGTATGGATTTTCTCCTCTATACAGCTACGTAGGGAAGCCTGATTGTTTTGGCCGCCCCCTACGCATGACGCAAATGAATCTTTTAGATGCTTTAGCAGTGTCTGCTGTCCTATGCATGGGAGAGGGAAATGAACATACGCCTATAGCGCTTATAGAAGATGCGCCTAAAATTACTTTTCATTCTTTGCCTACGCTACAGTCTGATTTATCCATATTAGATATTGATGAAGGAGAGGATTTATACGGTCCTTTGCTTCGTTCTGTGGCTTGGGAATCTCTATAA
- a CDS encoding dihydrofolate reductase — protein sequence MCKILGIVACDPQGVIGKQGKLPWNYLEDIEFFSKTIGNDALIMGRKTFEGLPDKYKKNRKIIVFSRKYHESVENVLWVSSLEEFRRLEQLSSVFLLGGGELFSLFLEHHMVHGCFITHIHQCYEGDVFFPLSLVQGWKKTVLDEKENLTFCFYENFADWHS from the coding sequence ATGTGTAAAATACTCGGTATAGTTGCTTGTGACCCTCAGGGAGTCATAGGAAAACAAGGCAAGCTTCCCTGGAACTATCTTGAAGATATCGAATTTTTTTCCAAAACCATAGGAAATGATGCCCTAATCATGGGGAGAAAGACCTTTGAGGGTCTTCCTGATAAGTATAAGAAGAATCGGAAGATTATCGTCTTCTCTAGGAAGTATCATGAAAGTGTCGAGAATGTGCTATGGGTATCTTCGTTAGAGGAATTTCGTCGTTTAGAACAACTTTCTTCTGTTTTTCTTCTTGGCGGAGGAGAACTGTTTTCTTTATTTTTAGAACATCATATGGTGCATGGGTGTTTCATCACTCATATTCACCAGTGTTATGAGGGTGATGTTTTCTTCCCTTTATCTTTAGTGCAAGGGTGGAAGAAGACTGTTTTAGATGAGAAAGAGAATTTAACATTTTGTTTTTATGAAAATTTCGCCGATTGGCACTCGTAG